tagcggatgcctacgtcataattgctatctgcatgccaaatttcagcccgatccgtccagaagtttgagctgttcgttgatagatcagtcagtcagtcagtcaccttttccttttatatatttatataagatTCCTTAACTAATTATACATGATTACGTTTCATTATTATAGATCCTTAAAAAGGGGTTGACTGAAAGATATCACTTTTagcgatttttgtttttgttctttgtatattattgtaatgttttgtgttacaacaaataataatttatctaccCATCTATTTATAGCGGTCAACTGATTAAAGATTTCAAAAGCCAACAGAACTACCTATACTGGCTATAGTGATCATTGATCTGATCAATAACAGAGTAATGAGCTAGCCAAGTCCAATAACGCATCTCCAATTAAATTAGTCAGCCAAGTAAGCAATATTGGGAAATTCCCAAGTAATGAAAGATCAAAGACAGCTACGGTGCAGGGAGATGTCATATTATTAGATCCGCCAACTCAAAACATTAGATACGCGTCCAAAAATCCTCCacctaatttaattatatttacgtttattagttttatttaactGTCATTACACTTTCACTGTTGTCTTTTCAACCGTAGATGAAGATTTCTTGCAAACTTCCCCACTTTAGATCGTCATTCAAGCAACTTGGGACCCAAACGCCTATAATCGGTTTGTTGAACTAACTCCCttcctattgccacttcagctttttAACTCATTGAAATAGGTCGGTGTCGTTTACTATGGTCCTTCTTCGGATATCTTATTTTCTGATTTCAATATAGTGAATAGGAATACTCCAAGCATAGTTTctacatcgcccgctgagtgactgtaAGCCTTTTCAAGCCCATAtctagttagcgaccatatttCGGTACCATGTAGCATCACTGGCAACTACCGATATCACACATGAAGGATTTTGACGAGAATATTTTCTCTTTTAATTTTTGAACGCTGCTAACTAGTTGAATTAGATTCAGCTGttaacctctttctcgaaattagCCCTATCTAACTGAACAATAGGACCATAATATgtcctaggtatataatatattagtctACGGTTTCAAGCGCCGAGATATCAACGCTACTGGATGAGGTAGAACGTGAGCATTCAACATAATCTTCAACTTGCTCATGATCATTTTCAGGTTTACCTGTTGAGAAACTCTTCTCAGATTATTGACAGTTGCAAATCATGTATAAGTGATGCACTTTCCGTTGATATTGATACCAAGTCAGTTCCAGTCCAGAAGCTTAAAGAAGTCCTTCATACTAATCCTAACCTTATTAGCTATGTCATTATAATACATCCAGCTATAGACAGATTAAAAGCTGTTCTAACGCCAATTTACTGAACGATACAAAATATATACGTCTGGTTTCCTTTTACGGGACATTGCTTACTCTAGGATGCGACAACTCTTTGGCTGTAGGGCATGATTGATCTTTTCCACGTTGTTTTGGCTCTCGCTTTGAACCGTGAGATGTACGCTCGCCTGAACCatatatttgataaaataacctACTTATTTAGAAAACCCCACAAATGTATTCGGATTTACCTATTGTATTTCTCTCATTGAATTATGTACCTAACTTATCCCCATAAACCCTTACTTTGGTACCCACATTgagcaaattaaattttattttatttttcagtttacCTTCAGCTTCGCCCGCCTGAAATTCAGttcaaatattttgtttatttattggacTTTGATTGCGATCAAAGTCAGATTATAAATTTAGATGCAAAAGTGTCATATAAGTTCAAAGATCAATTTACGCGATACACGCACATTTTAGTGTATATAAATAGACGATTAATACTAACCCAAACTAAgctttatacttatttttacgAACTTTTACTAATTTTTAGGGGTCCGCACAGTaataggaaaaaaggaacccttataggatcactttgttgtatgtccgtctgcccgtctgtctgtctgtctgtcgtgtttatcaagaaaacctatagggtacttcttcTTGACCTATGGTCATGAAATTGGTCAAGTAGGCTACGTAGGTTTAGCACAAGTACAAGGTTTAGTGTACAggaaaaaaaccgaaaaccgcGAATATGtggttaaatcatttaaaaaaattaaaatttgttcatgaacaaataattagtagatCCAAactgttcctccctgtgttgggaacaAGATGGAGAGAAACCCTCTTTCGCCCGAACCTCGCTCGGTGCGGACGTCTCGACTTGTTAAAGcgcatatttaatatttatcggTTGCAAGTATTAGTGTGAGTTAGTGGCTATACATTATGCACACTTCGCTGTTACCTGTGTAGCTGCTGGTTTGGCAGTATAGGCATGGCAATTAGATAAAAATGCCAAATAGCACTCGTGTCCCAGAAATGGAGTCGGGGGAGTCTGACTTGTCCTCCTATGACTTACCAACTGTCGAACTGAACCCATCGCCAAAATATAGTACTTTCAAAAGCAAACTTCAAGAGACTGAACAGCAAGCTGTCTCATTCCAGTCCacagttttgaaaattctgggTGAAATGCAACTGCAGCAACAAAAACAAGAGACCCGCATGAACGCAATTGCAACTACACTTGAGgatataaaaaatgaaataaataagaaCCAGAGAGCACACGAAGAGTTGGAAAAAGCTGTGCGTGTCATCGCAGACGAACATGAGAAcattcacacaaaaatagcAAACCTTGAGCAAAAGATAAATGAACGACACGCAGAGAACAACGATAAAACAACACAAGACATTCGTATCATTACACTAGAAGATAAACTAGAGGAATTAACACGCAAACTGAGGGAAACTTCCATAGAAATAAAGAACATCCCATACAAAAGTGATGAACAAATACTACAAACTATACGAAGAATGTATCTTAAACTATCAACACCATTCAACGAAAAGGACATAATCGAGTGTCATCGCATTTTCTCTAAGGACAATACTAAACGGAACATAATACTTAAATTTAACTCCAGAacgaataaaaatacttttctcgGCGCCCTGAAAAAGTACAACAAGGAACATAAAAATGATCCACTTTCTACAAGCAGCATTGGGTTTTCAGAGCATAGTCAACCTGTATATGCATCCGATTACCTAACACCTAAAGGAACAAAATTATATTACCTTGGTAGAcagctgaaaaaaaattttggttTTAAGTATTGTTGGTCCAATCTCGGAAAGATTTATGTCAAAAAAGAAGACAACTCTGCTGCGATTcacattaaaaatgaaaaacaagTGGACGAAATAATGGAAACTGGCAGTCGAGTAGGAGCTCGGCCATAATAGTATGAAGAATTGAAGTGACGTTAATAAGTGTATTCTTTAGGGAGTGCAAATCTCTTTTTTCGGTATTGGCTATACGCATATTGCAGTATAGTTGTTCTGATAGCACTGTGCACAGTGTAATCAGGCCAACGCAGAGTTATCTTACCAAATTTAAAggtaatcaaagtcaaagtcaaagtcaaatgatttattcaaaataggtaataaattactcttattgattgtctggtatagtgttagatttgtaagataatatagtggtgataattataacgcaaacttaaaactaaagctacgagggttccaaacgcgcccaggtctgagaagagcccacaacaaactcagccgggtattctttttattatcaccactttacaaatttattgaaacttattagaactatcacaaagtcgttaagcaactcattcccaagcttgcttatcatttaaataatcctttacattgtaataggatttttcaattagtttacgttttatgaaaactttgaacttgttgagagacatctccaatatgtcttctggaagcttattatagaaacgtatggaattacgagcaaatgaattgctaactttactgagcctagaggcgggaattacaagtttatttttatttctagtatttatattatgacagtcacttttttttttaaatttatttatgtttttatgtacgtacagtaaattttcaaaaatatattgattatgcactgtcataattttaacttccctaaatttagttctcagcgactctcgtggccccatactgtatatggctcgaacagcccttttctgcagcacaaaaatagaattaatatcagcagcattaccccataataatataccatatgacataatgctgtgaaagtaactaaaatatactagtctcgcagtttctatgtctgtcaactggcgaatcttttttaccgcatatgcggcagaactaagtctgttcgataagttatttatatgagagccccattgaagttttgcatctaacgttattccaagaaaaatagcggtatccactaaatctaattcctcattattaagttgcacagtggttttcacctgcttaacatttggtaaagtgaatttaatacactttgtctttttcccgttgagaagcaggttattagcttcgaaccactgtactagcttggtgagagaattgtttacttcatcaaaagttgttaagtatcgattgattttaaataaaagtgatgtatcatcagcaaacaagactatcccgtaattgtccttagcgaggtaaggaaggtcattgatgtaaataaggaacagaaaaggtcctaagatggaaccttgtggcacccccatttttacaacggatccgggagatcgctttccattcacgtctaccctttgtattctatcatttaggtaagaactcatcaattccaatgctgcacccctaattccataatggtgcaatttcgcgaccaatgtttcatgatcaacgcagtcgaaaccttggataaatcacataaaacgccaagcgcatcacgtgattcctcccaggcttcaaatatatttagtattaactcaacaccagcatcggttgttgagcgaccccgtgtaaaaccaaactgtttggtgtgaaataaatcattaatgttgaaaaaattaagcagttgagttaaaattattttttcaaagattttactaaaagtgggtagtacagatatcggtctgaagttagtggggtcactagtactacctgatttaaataatggaattattttactatgtttcattaagtctggaaactcaccacagtcaacacaattattgaatattaatgctaactcgggtgcaacaatatcaattaatgatttcacaacgttaacggaaatgccccacagatcatttgttttcttattattaattaatttaaaagctttgataacgtcagagcaactaacgtgactgaattcaaacattttattacattcaggcacgttatcctccaatagtgagagagcggcggctgctgaagagttcaatgattttgtagtagaaataggaatatctgtaaagaaggtctcgaaaacggttgcaacctcggggtctgacgtaatcaacttgtcatgatattttagttcaaaattacaagttttatgtgtcactcttcctgtttcttcgttaactattttccaggtagtttttactacattggagctgtttttaatttttgcctggatatattttgacttggctgcaatgcaatctctcttaaactttttggaaaacagttgaacgtactgcttgaattcgtcaccagtatcatattgtcgctccgcatacaattcatatagtttttgtctacttttatgtagttctactgttgcccattcactaaaaacttttgcattagtagtcaagaccgatttactggtgaatattgagttaaatatagtattgaatatattaaaaaatgtattatacatttcatcaggactaaacccatttgacaaaaatggaaggtgttttataaggcttagtctcatattctcaattcggtcagacgttactggtacaaaggttattctacgtttagaattttttttcttcaaattttcaaactggatcaactgtccacaatgatccgaatccaatttgctaattatggttttagtaattggatttatatttgtaaaaatattgtctatacatgtggcgctagttacagttattcttgtaggctccataaacatgttggataggttgtaggatttgaaaagatttaataatttgccatttaaagggctactttccaaaatatttacattaaagtctccgcacacaatcagctttttatttgattttgagattttgaataagacttcatccattaccttttcaaaaagatcaaagttagacaagggtggtctatatacagacacaacaatgaattgctcaagttcaactgaggatagttctattgttcgctcaacagacaggctctctatgtcatttcgattcttgaattttaattgtttgctaagcaaaattaacgagccgccatgaatcgcattggttctggtgaacgaactaccaacctggtgattaccaaaattgaatgtatactcatgattttttaaccaatgctcagttatacataaaatatcaatattgaaattattcaaaaaaagttcTATTTCCAGATCTTTCCCTCTGATACATTGAATGTTTTGGTGCACCAGATTGATAACATTAGATTTTTTGCAACAACTTGCAATTTCTAATTCTTTGCCGGTGAAGCTCTGTATACTTTGATGTACATTTTTCATGTGACAGGGCTCCTCCGTTGTCTTACTGTCTAGTTTAAACAAGCAATAGGGTTCCTAATAGTACTTACACTATTGCTCGAGtcaataatagaaaaattagtactagaagtactcgagtcaatattataaatatttgtactagaagtacttgagtcaatattataaatatttgtactagaagtaCAGTTTGTATAAGAGTCAAAAGAGTTTGTTACAACACTTGTAACTGaatcatttaaattatgtgctaaTAGTGAGGCAATATGCATCTTACATCTCTTCGGCAGATACATACTGTCTCCGgtcaatttaaacttattagtcaatttaatactattaatgtcaaaataaaaaatagcttcacTATAATGTTTAGTGAGATTatacattttcaaatttaaagtatgtattttatcattttgttgtttgtttaatgTACCAGAATAAGGAAaagcacacaaaacaaatttacattttgttttctcATGTAAACTCTCTCTAATATAAACATTATCAGTGTGTGCGTGTTAAGCGTTGACTTtaactataattaattattattttaagcatACTATAATTTAACacctatattaataatatatgagGTTTTGTTCTTTCATACTGGTGGGTAAGTTGTTGCATGTTTTTACATTTCAACATTtctttattacatttattatcTAGAATGGCTAACTTTCAACAAACACTTGATGATATAGAGGAAACGACAATAATTAAACATATATGTCATACTAACCTCGAGGAGTGCAAGGCTTCTCTTGAAGTTGATAATAAGTCAATAACTATTCTGGCTCAGAACATTAGAAGTATTAAC
The Maniola hyperantus chromosome 11, iAphHyp1.2, whole genome shotgun sequence DNA segment above includes these coding regions:
- the LOC117986690 gene encoding golgin subfamily A member 5-like, with product MPNSTRVPEMESGESDLSSYDLPTVELNPSPKYSTFKSKLQETEQQAVSFQSTVLKILGEMQLQQQKQETRMNAIATTLEDIKNEINKNQRAHEELEKAVRVIADEHENIHTKIANLEQKINERHAENNDKTTQDIRIITLEDKLEELTRKLRETSIEIKNIPYKSDEQILQTIRRMYLKLSTPFNEKDIIECHRIFSKDNTKRNIILKFNSRTNKNTFLGALKKYNKEHKNDPLSTSSIGFSEHSQPCNQANAELSYQI